A single Paraburkholderia sp. D15 DNA region contains:
- a CDS encoding helix-turn-helix transcriptional regulator has product MLLAGKAKNQYQVPPMTALPRPLFVRAFAMPGNGTVDGHSHAWAQFMYATAGVLEVSTPQGRHLLPPHYAMLIPPHVPHTVSTRECVAFHSLYLDDSLIGANATRTCTLLSMTPLLRELVIATGELPVHYDPQGPDGALVCVLADRIRRLRPAPLVVPMPADPRLLKLARALHAHPGDPRSLDEWGLYVGATRRTLSRLFRADTGLSFTEWRQAVRLLAALPLLEAGEAVASVAASLGYESTSSFITLFHRRFGATPGTYAMKTPGGSAREAC; this is encoded by the coding sequence ATGCTGCTCGCGGGAAAAGCGAAAAACCAGTATCAGGTACCGCCGATGACGGCGCTGCCCAGACCGCTCTTCGTCCGTGCGTTCGCGATGCCAGGCAATGGTACGGTCGACGGGCACAGCCATGCGTGGGCGCAGTTCATGTACGCGACGGCCGGCGTGCTGGAAGTCAGTACGCCGCAAGGGCGTCATCTGTTGCCGCCGCATTACGCGATGCTGATTCCGCCGCACGTCCCGCACACGGTGAGCACGCGCGAATGCGTGGCGTTTCATAGCCTGTATCTCGACGATAGCCTGATCGGTGCGAACGCCACGCGGACCTGTACGCTGCTCTCCATGACGCCGCTGCTGCGCGAACTGGTGATCGCGACCGGCGAGTTGCCGGTGCATTACGATCCGCAGGGGCCCGACGGCGCGTTGGTGTGCGTTCTCGCCGACCGGATCCGCCGTTTGCGGCCCGCGCCGCTGGTCGTGCCCATGCCGGCGGACCCACGGCTGCTGAAACTCGCACGGGCTCTGCACGCCCATCCGGGCGACCCGCGCAGTCTGGACGAGTGGGGGCTTTACGTCGGTGCGACGCGTCGTACGTTATCGAGGCTGTTCCGCGCGGACACGGGTCTGTCTTTCACCGAGTGGCGGCAGGCGGTACGTTTGCTCGCGGCATTGCCGCTGCTGGAGGCGGGTGAGGCGGTGGCGTCGGTGGCGGCGTCGCTGGGATACGAATCCACCTCGTCGTTCATCACGCTGTTTCACCGCCGGTTCGGCGCGACACCGGGGACCTACGCGATGAAGACACCTGGCGGATCAGCACGCGAAGCATGCTGA